The Streptomyces sp. RKND-216 genomic sequence TCCTTGGCCAGCCACTCGCCGACGCCGGACAGGCGCACGTGTCCGAAGGAGTCGAGGGAGTCGTCCTTGAGGACCATGCCGCCGTCCCGCGGGACGGCTCCCTCCGCCACCACCACGATCGGCGCGTAGCTCGCCTTGAACCGCGACCGCACCCAGCCGCACACCTCGTCCACGTCGAAGGGGTGCTCCGGGATGAGGATGCAGTTGGCGCCGCCGGCCAGCCCCGAGTGCAGCGCGATCCAGCCCGCGTGCCGGCCCATCACCTCCACCACCAGCACCCTCATGTGCGACTCGGCCGTGGTGTGCAGCCGGTCGATGGCCTCCGTCGCCACGTGCACGGCGGTGTCGAAGCCGAAGGTGTAGTCCGTCGCCGACAGGTCGTTGTCGATCGTCTTGGGCACGCCCACGCAGTGGACGCCGTACTCGTCGGTGAGCCGGGCCGCGACCCCGAGGGTGTCCTCTCCGCCGATCACGATCAGGCCGTCGACCTCGGCCTTCGCCATGTTCTCCTGGATGCGGCGGACGCCGTTCTCCTGCTGGAAGGGGTTGGTGCGCGAGGAGCCCAGAATGGTCCCGCCGCGCGGCAGCGTGCCCCGCACCGCCGGGATGTCCAGCGGCACGGTGTCGCCCTCGACCACGCCGCGCCAGCCGTCCCGGAAGCCGACGAAACGGTGGTCGTACTCCTGGACGCCTTTACGGACCACGGCGCGCATGACCGCGTTCAGGCCGGGGCAGTCGCCCCCGCCGGTGAGCACTCCGACCCGCATGGGATCTCCCTTCTCCGCGTGACCTCTCCGCGTGACCGCCGACGCACAGCGGCCACGCTAGCGGTGATCCAGGTCACAACGGGATGGGGCAGTGCGACATTCCCGGCGCTGGGCGGGGAGGGGGCGCCCGCTCTCACCCGTACGAGCGACACCGCGCGCGGCGCCGGGCGGGTGCGGATCGGCAGTTCAGCCGTCGTCGAGGCCGCGCTCGATCGCGTACCGCACCAGCTCCACGCGGTTGTGCAGCTGGAGCTTGCCCAGGGTGTTCTGCACGTGGTTCTGCACCGTGCGGTGGGAGATCACCAGGCGCTCCGCGATCTGCTTGTAGCTCAGCCCCTTGGCGACCAGCCGCAGCACCTCGGTCTCCCGGTCGGTGAGCTGCGGCACCCCCGGCTCGTCCGGCGCCGCGGCGGGCGGTTCGGTGGCCAGACGGCGGTACTCGCCCAGCACCAGCCCGGCCAGACCCGGCGTGAACACCGGGTCGCCGGCGGCGGTGCGCCGCACCGCGTCGATCAGCTCCTCGGTGCTCGCCGACTTCACCAGATAGCCGGTGGCGCCCGACTTCACGGCCTCCAGCACGTCCGCGTGCTCCCCACTCGCCGACAGCACCAGCACCCGCAACGCCGAGTCGGCGCCCACCAGTTCACGGCAGACCTCGACACCGGGCAGCTCCGGCAGGTTCAGGTCCAGCACCAGCACGTCCGGCACGGCAGCTCGCGCCCGCCGTACGGCCTGACGGCCGTCGCCCGCGGTCGCGACCACGGCGAAACCCGCCGCCTCCAGGTCGCGAGCGACCGCGTCCCGCCACATCGGGTGGTCGTCGACCACCATCACCCGCAGCGGCTCCCGCTCGCCCGTCGCTTCCTCAGCCATCCTTCGGCACCCTCATCTCCACCTCGGTCCCCTGCCCCGGCACCGACACCAGTTCCGCCGTCCCGCCCAGGTCGCGGAGCCGGCCGCGGATGGACAGCGCGACGCCCATCCGGCCCTCCGCCTCGGCCGTGGCCAGACGCCCGGCCGGAATGCCCGGACCGTCGTCCCGGACGGTCACCAGCACCGCGTCCGGCTCGTCCTCCAGCAGGATCCACGTCCTGGCGTCCGCCCCGGCGTGCTGCCGCACATTGTCCAGGGCGGCACCGACAGCCGCGGCCAGTTCGCGTGCCGTCTCCGGCGCCAGCAGCACCGGGGTGCCCGGCTCGGAGAAGGTGACCAGGGCGCCGGCGTGCCGTGCGAGCAGCTTCCGCAGATCGTACGGCTCCCCCGGTTCCACGGCCCCGGGGCCGCCCGCCGCGCCGTGCGGCTCCGGCCCCGGCCCGGCAACGGCCTGCGCCGCGTACGCGGCCGCCGGAGCGGGCAGCGGCGGCGGGCCGCCGGAGACCAGCGCGCGCAGCGCGACCTCCTGCTCGCCCGCCAGGCGCCCCAGCTCCGCCGCCTCCCCGCCCAGCGAACTGCCGCGGCGCTGCACCATGGCCAGCACCTGGAGGACGCCGTCGTGGATGTCGCGAGCGAGTCGCTCGCGTTCGCGGGTGGCCGCCTCGATCTGGAGCGCGCGGGCCAGGGTCCGTTCGCTGGCCCGCGCGACCTCGACGACGTAGCCGATGGCGATGCTCGCGACGCACACCAGCAGCACGTTGTGCACGGTGTCGCGGGACGGTGCGCCGCGCTCGACCAGGTTGGCGACGCCGACCAGCACCGAGGCGCCCGCCGCCCACCGCCACCCGCCCTTGATCGCGAAGCCCAGTACGGCCCCGGCCGACCAGATGGACGGCAGCGTGTTGATGCCGCTCTCCACCCGCGCCATCGTCTCGGTGAAACGGGTCAGCACGATGCCGGTGAGCGCGATGGTCAGCTCACAGACCAGGAACGGGTAGCCGCACCGGGCGGCGGACACCGTGCGGGTGGCCGTCGCCAGCGTCCACACGACCAGCAGCGCCACGAAGCCGACCGCGAGGTATGGGCGCACGTAGTGGTCGTAGGCCAGGACGCACAGGCCCGCCGCGTAGGCCGCGCTCAGCAGGCGGTAGCCCGTCAGGGCCCGCCACAGCGGCTGTTCCACCGACATCCTCGCCGGCATCCGAATCCCCCCTCGTGCACCGCGTGCGCTACGCGGCGTTCCTTCTCTCGCCGTGCTTCCCCGGCTCACCCTGCGGGTCGTGCCCGGCCCGTTCGCCCGCCGCGGGCGTGCCCTCCGGCTTCCGCTCCGGCCGCTCCGCGACCGGCTCCGCCGCGACGGCCGCCTGCGCCGACTCCGGTTTCCGGGTCTGCTCGGCAGCCTGCGCCTTCTGCGCCTCTGCCGCAGCCTTCGCCGCGTCCGCGATCTGCCGCTTCGCCGCCGTGGCGTAGATGTCGACGTACTCCTGGCCGGACAGCTTCCAGATCTCGTACATCACCTCGTCGGTGACGGAACGCTGGATGAACCGGTCGTTCTCCATGCCCTGGTAGCGGCTGAAGTCGAGCGGGCGGCCGATGCGGATGCCCGGCCGCATGAGCTTGGGCCGGATCTGTCCGGGCGGCTGGATCTTCTCCGTGTCGATCATCGCGACCGGGATCACCGGGGCCCCGGACCGCAGGGCCACCCGCGACAGGCCGCCCGGCTTGCCGCGGTAGAGCCGCCCGTCCGGCGAGCGCGTGCCCTCCGGGTAGATGCCGAACAGCTCGCCCTTCTCCAGCACGCTCAGCCCGCTGCGGATAGCGGCCTCGCCCGCGCCGCGCACCCCGGACCGGTCGACCGGCAGCTGACCGACGCCCTTGAAGAAGGCCGCGGTGAGCTTCCCCTTCACTCCCGGCGCCGTGAAGTACTCCGCCTTCGCGATGAAGGTGACCTTGCGGTCCAGCACCGCGGGCAGGAAGAAGGAGTCCGAGAACGACAGGTGGTTGCTCGCCAGGATCGCCGGCCCGGCGGTCGGCACGTTCTCCAGCCCTTCCACCCAGGGGCGGAAGACGAGCTTCAGCGAACTGCCGACAGACAGCTTCATCGCTCCGTAGAACACCCGAGGACCTCCTGTACCTGACGGAACCGACCATATCCCGCGCAGCCGCCGGTATCCCCGCGTGCGCCGCGGACACCGCCCCAGGCGGTGTGCTACCCGGGTCACCCGCGCACGCGTAGGGTGGCACCGTCCGACGTCCTTCCCGCGGTGCGGTGCGAAGGGAGACCCGCGGTGCCGATCCTTCCCGGAGCCGAGCCGATCCGTCACG encodes the following:
- a CDS encoding 6-phosphofructokinase — encoded protein: MRVGVLTGGGDCPGLNAVMRAVVRKGVQEYDHRFVGFRDGWRGVVEGDTVPLDIPAVRGTLPRGGTILGSSRTNPFQQENGVRRIQENMAKAEVDGLIVIGGEDTLGVAARLTDEYGVHCVGVPKTIDNDLSATDYTFGFDTAVHVATEAIDRLHTTAESHMRVLVVEVMGRHAGWIALHSGLAGGANCILIPEHPFDVDEVCGWVRSRFKASYAPIVVVAEGAVPRDGGMVLKDDSLDSFGHVRLSGVGEWLAKEIEQRTGKEARTTVLGHIQRGGTPSAFDRWLATRFGLHAIDAVHEGDWGTMVALRGTDIVRVPLADATARIKTVPPALYEEAGVFFG
- a CDS encoding response regulator transcription factor, with product MAEEATGEREPLRVMVVDDHPMWRDAVARDLEAAGFAVVATAGDGRQAVRRARAAVPDVLVLDLNLPELPGVEVCRELVGADSALRVLVLSASGEHADVLEAVKSGATGYLVKSASTEELIDAVRRTAAGDPVFTPGLAGLVLGEYRRLATEPPAAAPDEPGVPQLTDRETEVLRLVAKGLSYKQIAERLVISHRTVQNHVQNTLGKLQLHNRVELVRYAIERGLDDG
- a CDS encoding DUF5931 domain-containing protein, coding for MSVEQPLWRALTGYRLLSAAYAAGLCVLAYDHYVRPYLAVGFVALLVVWTLATATRTVSAARCGYPFLVCELTIALTGIVLTRFTETMARVESGINTLPSIWSAGAVLGFAIKGGWRWAAGASVLVGVANLVERGAPSRDTVHNVLLVCVASIAIGYVVEVARASERTLARALQIEAATRERERLARDIHDGVLQVLAMVQRRGSSLGGEAAELGRLAGEQEVALRALVSGGPPPLPAPAAAYAAQAVAGPGPEPHGAAGGPGAVEPGEPYDLRKLLARHAGALVTFSEPGTPVLLAPETARELAAAVGAALDNVRQHAGADARTWILLEDEPDAVLVTVRDDGPGIPAGRLATAEAEGRMGVALSIRGRLRDLGGTAELVSVPGQGTEVEMRVPKDG
- a CDS encoding lysophospholipid acyltransferase family protein, translated to MKLSVGSSLKLVFRPWVEGLENVPTAGPAILASNHLSFSDSFFLPAVLDRKVTFIAKAEYFTAPGVKGKLTAAFFKGVGQLPVDRSGVRGAGEAAIRSGLSVLEKGELFGIYPEGTRSPDGRLYRGKPGGLSRVALRSGAPVIPVAMIDTEKIQPPGQIRPKLMRPGIRIGRPLDFSRYQGMENDRFIQRSVTDEVMYEIWKLSGQEYVDIYATAAKRQIADAAKAAAEAQKAQAAEQTRKPESAQAAVAAEPVAERPERKPEGTPAAGERAGHDPQGEPGKHGERRNAA